The DNA segment TATCTCGCCCAGCGCGCGCTGAACGCCGAGCGTGCGACCCTCCCCAAGGTCCGGCTGCTGCTCGCCAACACCGGCAGCGGCGACCGCCATTGGAAACAGGTCGTCGACCAGCTCATCGCGATGAAGGGCAAGGAGAACCTCGTCGCCGTGGCAGGCTTCGGACAGAGCAACGACCGGACGATGAGCGCCGTGAAGCGGCTGCGGGCCGCCGGGCTGCCGATGGTCGGCGCGACCGTGGCGGCCGACGGACTCAGTTCCCGCACGGCCGGGTTCTACCGGGTCTCCTTCCCCAACCGCGACCAGACCGCGGCCGCCGCCGGCTACCTCGAGCAGCAGCAGCGAAAGCACCCCGGCTACCGCGTCCAGGTGATCCGTGACGGCAACGAGAAGGACGACTACAACACTTCCCTCTACGAGGACTTCTCCGCGGCGGCCCGGCGGACGGGGCTGAAGGTGGACGACGAGGTCGTCCCGTTCCGCTCCGGGGAGGGCGAGGAGGCGACGGCGGGCAATGCGCTGTCCCTGGTCGCCGACAAGGTCTGCGGTGCCCCGAAGCCACCGGACGTGGTGTATTTCGCCGGCCGGGGACGTGAGCTGCGCCGGTTCATCGAGGCCGCGGGGGAGGGAGGCCGGCACTGTCCCACGACCGTGCTCTCCGGCTCCAGCGCGCTGGGCGTCTACTTCGACACCGGCGGCGACCGGCACCGCGCCGAGCTCGCCACCCTCGCCGAACGCTGGAAGCACAGCCGGCTGACCGTCTACTACACCGCCTTCACCCACCCCCGGATATCCGAGGAGGTCTACGGCGCCGCCGGGAACGGCCCGTTCGCGGACTTCGCGCGTGCCTACCGCGACGAGGTCGGCGGCCCGCCCGCCGCCCTCGCCAGCGGCCAGGCGATGCTCGGCCATGACGCCGTGTACACCATCGGCAAGGCGGCCCGGAGCGCCGTCGGCGTCTACGGCACCCGCCGGGTCACCGCCCGGATGGTCCTCGCCATGCTGGAGCAGACCAACGGCAGATCCCGGGTCCGTGGCATCAGCGGCTACATAGCCTTCGACCCGGACACGGGCGAGCCGGTGGACCGCCCCCTGGCGCTGGTGGAGCTGCGCCGCCCGACGGACGCGGGCGAGGCCGGGGACACCTACCGGTTCGTGGCCGCGCTGCACGCCGACGGGTGAGGCGCGCGGCACCGGCACGGCGCACCGGGACACGCGGTGCATCGAGGCCGTGGCGGGAATCGAACCCGCGTAACTCGCTTTGCAGGCGAGTCCCTGAACCACTCGGGCACACGGCCGTGTTGCTGTGCTGATCACGACTGTAGGCCGCGTGGCGGGGGGCCCGGCAAGGGTGCGGGGCGGGGTGCCATGGGGCTGTCATGCGGGGCAACGGGGGGCAACGCGGGGCAATGTGGTGTTCATGAAGGGGGGCTGCGGGCGCCGGTTCGGTGGGGCTCAGGCCGTGTGCAGGAAGTCCTCGATCGTCTGGCCGAAGAGTCCCGGGGCGTCCACCCAGGGGTAGTGGCCCACCTCGTGCAGGGTCCGTACCCGGGCGTCCGGGAAGGACTCGGCGACCAGCTCGCCCGCGCGCATGCCCGTCACCCCGTCCCGGTCGCCGGTCACCACCAGCACCGGGCAGGCCGCGTCGCGCAGGCTGGCCAGCAGGGCCAGCCGCAGGTGTTCGTCCACGCCCTGCCAGAAGCCGGCGCGCGGTACCGGCCCCAGCTGCTCGCCCTCCGTGGCGGCGTGCGCCTGCTGCGGCTCCTCCCACCGTCCGTAGGCGAGCGGTGCCGCGGCGAACAGCAGCTCCCGCACCTCGCTCAGGTCGGACGCCTCGGCCAGTTGCTGCACCGCCGCCGACGCCGTGGGCCACCACTCCTCGTGCGCCCGTGCGGCGAAGATCTCCTGTGCGTCGTCGGGGAGTTCGCCCTGCAGCCGGGAGCCGGGGCAGACCAGGACCAGGCGGGTCAGCCGCTGGGGGTACCCCGCCGCGTACGCCTGCGCGACCGCGGCCCCCGCGTCGTGGGCGAGCAGCGCGAACCGCTCCAGGCCCAGGTGCGCGCGGAGCGCCTCGACGTCCTCGGCGAGCTGGGGGAAGGCGTAGCGGGCGGGGTCGGCGGCGGCCGGGGAGTCGCCGGTGCCGCGGCTGTCCGGGAGGATCAGCTGCCGGTCCTCCGCCATCCCGCCGAGATCGCCCAGGTACGCGGCGTCCCGCCCGGGGCCGCCGGCCAGGCACACCAGGGGCGGCCGGGGCGAGTCGGCCGGGCCGAGTACGCGGTAGTGGAGCTCGGTGTCGTCGTAGGTGCGGAAGTGCGGCATACGGACAGCTTGCCCGAAACGCGGGGAGGGAGACGTGCGGGGAGGGGCGGGAGGAGAGGAGCCGGGGAGGTCCGGGGAGGTGAGGGGCCGGGGCGTCGTAGGACCGGAGGACGAGGCGATCCCCGTCCTCCGACAGGGGCGCCGGGCTCGTATGGCCCTTACGCTGGCCCGATGAGCGCTGACCGTCCCCGCGGCACCGACCCCCACACCGACCCGGTCCCCGCCATCGGGGCCACCGGGACCACCGGGCCCGCCGGGGCCGCCACCGCCTCCGCGGCGCCCGCCCCGCCTGCCGCCACCACCCGGGCCGCCCCGCCCGACGACCCCCGCCCCGCCGGCGGCATCCTCGGCCGGGAGTACCGGGCGCTCACCTTCGGGATCATTTCCGTGGTGTCGGTCGTCGCGTTCGAGGCGAGTGCGGTGAACACCGCGATGCCGGTTGCCGCCCGGGCCCTGGACGGCATCGGGCTGTACGCCTTCGGGTTCTCCGCGTACTTCACGGCGAGCCTGTTCGCGATGGCGCTGTCGGGGGAGTGGAGCGACCGGCACGGGCCGCTCGCGCCGCTGTTCGGCGGGATCGCCGCGTTCGGGGCGGGCCTGCTGGTCGCGGGCGGGGCGCAGAGCATGGGGATGTTCGTCGCGGGCCGCGGCGTGCAGGGCATCGGCGGCGGGCTTGTGGTGGTCGCGCTGTACGTGGTCGTCGGCCGGGCCTACCCGGAGCGGCTGCGGCCGTCGATCATGGCGTCGTTCTCGGCGGCCTGGGTGGTGCCGGTGATCGTCGGCCCGCTGGTCGCCGGAACCGTCACCGAACAGCTCGGCTGGCGCTGGGTCTTCCTCGCCATCCCCGTGCTGATACTCCTGCCGCTCGCGGTGATGCTGCCCGCGCTGCGCAAGCTGCCCGCTGCGCCGGGCCCGCGCGGCGGCGTGCGGCAGGTGCTGGGCAACCGGCGCTGCCTGCTCGCGCTGGCCGTCGCCGTGGGGGCCTGTCTGCTGCAGTACGCGGGGCAGCGGCCGGACTGGTGGGCGCTGCTGCCCGCGGCCGCCGGGCTGGCCCTGCTGGCGCCGGGCATCGTGCGGCTGCTGCCCCGCGGCACGTTCCGCGCCGGCCGCGGCCTGCCGAGCGTGGTGCTGATGCGCGGCCTGGCCGCGGGGGCGCTGGTCGCCGCCGAGAGCTTCATCCCGCTGATGCTGGTCACCCAGCGCGGACTGTCCCCGACCCTCGCCGGCCTCTCCCTCACCGGCGGCGGCCTGACCTGGGCGCTGGGCTCGTACGTGCAGAGCCGGCCGCGCCTGGAGCCGCACCGGGAGCGGCTGATGGGCCTGGGCATGGTGCTGCTGGCGGCGGCCATCGTGACGGTGCCGCTGGCGCTGCTCGACGGGGTGCCCGTCGCGATCGTGGCCGTGGCCTGGGCGGTCGGCGGGTTCGGGATGGGCCTGAACATCTCCAGCGGCGGCGTCCTGCTCCTGAAGCTCTCCCGCCCCGAGGAGGCGGGCACCAACTCCGCGTCCCTGCAGATGTCGGACGCGCTGGGAAACGTCACGTTCGTCGGCCTCAGCGGGGCCCTGTTCGTGGCCTTCGGCGGAGGCGCGATCGTCACCCACGCCCCCACCCTCACCGCCGCGCCCGGCCCGGCGAGCCACCCCGCGGCGTTCGTCGCCGTCTTCGCGACGATGACCTTCGTCGCACTCGCGGGGGCGGCCGTGACGAGGCGCCTCCGTTAGCGTTCCGCTGTGCTTTGCTGCCGGCCCACGTGGCTGGCTTTCCCGCCGTTGCTCCCCCACTGCCTTAAGGGCGTGGGAGGTACCCCCACGCGGCGGGCGGGGTCCGCTGCGCGGGGCTGTGGGTGCGGTGACGGACCTCCGGGGCCTGGTGTGTGGACTGCTTCGCTTTACGTCCACACACCAGGCCCCTCCGGCCCGTCCCCTCCCGTGGGTGAGTGAAGTGATCGTGGGTGGGGGCGGGCGTCGATCACAGCCAATTCCCTGCGCCGCAGCCATTTCCCTATGCCCACGGCCGTTTCCCCACGCCCACAACGCGCACCGGACCACCGAGGTCCACCCCCACCGGCCTTCTTTCCACCCCCCTCAACGGGAGGGGACGGGCCGGAGCGGGTGGGGTGCCGGACGTAAAGCGAAGCAGTCCGGCACCCCACCCGCGCAGGCCCGTCACCGCACCCCGACAGCCCCGCGCAGCGGACCCCGCCCGCCGCCAGGCGCCACGCCGGGCGCACCCGCGCAGCGGGGCGAAACACGGCGAGCCCCCAGCACGGCGGGAAAGCCGACACCGTGGGACCCCGGCCAAGCGCAGCGGATAGGCTGACGCGGTTGCCGATCGCCGACCCCAGCCGACGGAGACCGTGACTACCACCACCAGCGCCACCAATAACCACCACCTGTCCCCGGCTTTTCCGGGGCGGGCCCCTTGGGGTACCGCGAACAAGCTGCGTGCCTGGCAGCAGGCGGCCATGGACCGCTACATCCAGACGCAGCCCAGAGACTTCCTCGCCGTCGCGACGCCGGGCGCCGGCAAGACGACCTTCGCGCTCACGCTCGCCTCGTGGCTGCTGCACCATCACGTCGTGCAGCAGGTGACGGTCGTCGCGCCGACCGAGCACCTGAAGAAGCAGTGGGCGGAGGCGGCGGCCCGGATAGGGATCAAGCTCGACCCGGAGTACAGCGCCGGGCCGCTGGGCCGCGAGTACCACGGTGTCGCGGTCACCTACGCGGGTGTGGGCGTCCGGCCCATGCTGCACCGCAACCGCATCGAGCAGCGCAAGACGCTGGTGATCCTCGACGAGATCCACCACGCCGGCGACTCGAAGTCGTGGGGCGAGGCGTGTCTGGAGGCGTTCGAGCCCGCGACGCGCCGGCTGGCGCTGACCGGTACGCCCTTCCGCTCCGACACCAACCCGATCCCGTTCGTGACCTACGAGGAGGGCAACGACGGCATCCGGCGCTCCTCGGCCGACTACACCTACGGCTACGGCAACGCGCTGGGCGACGGCGTGGTCCGGCCGGTCATCTTCCTCTCGTACAGCGGCAACATGCGCTGGCGGACGAAGGCGGGCGACGAGATCGCGGCCCGGCTAGGCGAGCCGATGACCAAGGACGCGGTGTCGCAGGCGTGGCGTACCGCGTTGGATCCGCGCGGCGAGTGGATGCCGAACGTGCTGCGCGCCGCCGACCAGCGGCTGAGCGAGGTCCGCAAGTCCATCCCGGACGCCGGGGCGCTGGTGATCGCCTCAGACCAGGAGCAGGCGCGGGCGTACGCCAAGCTGATCCGGGAGATCACCGGGGAGGGCGCCACGCTGGTGCTGTCCGACGACTCCGGGGCCTCGCAGCGCATCGACGACTTCGCGCACTCCCAGGACCGCTGGATGGTCGCGGTCCGGATGGTGTCCGAGGGGGTCGACGTGCCGCGGCTGGCGGTCGGGGTGTACGCCACCACGATCTCGACGCCGCTGTTCTTCGCCCAGGCCGTGGGGCGTTTCGTGCGTTCCCGTAAGCGCGGCGAGACCGCCTCGGTGTTCCTGCCCACCGTCCCGATGCTGCTCGGCTTCGCCAACGAGATGGAGGTCGAGCGCGACCACGTCCTGGACAAGCCGAAGAAGGACGGGGAGGAGGACCCGTACGCCGAATCCGAGAAGGAGATGGAGGAGGCGAACAAGGAGCAGGACGAGGACACCGGCGAGCAGGAGCAGTTCTCGTTCGAGGCGCTGGAGTCGGAGGCGGTCTTCGACCGGGTGCTCTACGACGGTGCCGAGTTCGGGATGCAGGCCCACGCGGGCAGCGAGGAGGAGCAGGACTACCTCGGCATCCCCGGGCTGCTGGAGCCGGACCAGGTGCAGATGCTGCTGCAGAAGCGGCAGGCCCGGCAGATCGCGCACAGCAAGAAGCGGCCGGACGAGGAGGCCGACCTGCTGGAGCTGCCGGCCGAGCGGCGCCCGGTGGTCACGCACAAGGAGCTGCTGGAGCTCAGGAAACAGCTGAACACGCTGGTGGGGGCGTATGTCCACCAGAGCGGGAAGCCGCACGGCGTGATCCACACCGAGCTGCGGCGGGTGTGCGGCGGGCCGCCGAGCGCGGAGGCCACCGCCGGGCAGCTGAACGAGCGGATCAAGAAGGTACGGGAGTGGGCCACGCGGATGCGGTGAGCCGCCCGTGGCCCGTGGGGGCGGTGCGCCGGTGGGACGGCGCGCCGCCCCCGCTGTCGTTCCCGGTGCGCGGACCCCGTCGTCGTCCGGCCGCGGGCCCGGCGCCCTCGCCCAAATCGCCCGCACCATCCTGTAGCCCTACCTGAAACACAACGGGACCTTCTGGACGGACCTACGGGGATATTCCGGGCGGGGGAGCCCGGATTCTGGACGGACTCTTCCGCTCACCGGACCGGCTCGCTACTGTCCCGGTCACGCACACGCCCCGTGGCAGCGCCGCCGCGGAGCGCAGCCGGTTGCCATGCGGCCGGCGGCCTCTAGCGCGCGCTGCTCCGGGACCCGCAGCGCGTCGCGTCCGAGGGCCGCCACTCACCCAGGAGGCGTCGTGACCGCAGAGACCTCCCAGACACTCGACAGAGGGCTGCGTGTCCTCAAACTGCTCGCGGACACCGACCACGGGCTGACCGTCACCGAGCTGTCCCACAAGCTCGGCGTCAACCGCACCGTGGTCTACCGCCTGCTGGCCACACTGGAGCAGCACGCCCTGGTGCGCCGCGACATAGGCGGCCGGGCCCGGGTCGGGCTGGGCGTGCTGCGCCTGGGCCGCCAGGTCCATCCGCTGGTCAGGGAGGCCGCACTGCCCGCGCTGCGCTCGCTCGCCGAGGACGTGGGGGCCACCGCGCACCTCACCCTCGTCGACGGCACGGAAGCGCTGGCCGTCGCCGTGGTGGAGCCGACCTGGACCGACTACCACGTGGCCTACCGGGCCGGGTTCCGTCACCCGCTGGACCGGGGGGCGGCCGGCCGGGCGATCCTCAAGGCCCGGCAGGGGCGCCTCCAGGACGCCGGACTCGCCCTGACGCACGGGGAGTTGGAGGCCGGTGCGAGCGGCGCGGCGGCGCCGCTGCTCGGGGTGAGCGGCATCGAGGGGAGCGTGGGCGTGGTGATGCTCACGGACAGCGTCTCCGAGCGGATCGGACCGCGGGTGGTCGACGCGGCCCGGGAGGTGTCGGAAGCGCTGCGCTGAGGCCCCGGGGGCCACGGGGTGTGAAGGGGCGGTGGCCGTGTGGTGAGGCGGCAGCGCCGTGCGGCCCTGGTGGGGCGGGGGTCAATTAGGCTGGCTGAGTGTCCTCACGCACCCGTGCCCTGGCGGTCTGCTCCGCCCTCGTCCTGGCCCTCGTTCTCACGGCGCTCCTCGCCCCGCTGCCGTTCGCTGTCGCCTATCCGGGCATGACGGCGAACGTCCTCGGCGACGACAAGGGCAAACCGGTGATCACCATCACCGGCGCCGGGACCCGCAAGACGAGCGGGCAGCTGCGGATGACCTCGATCGTCGCCACCGGCCCGGACGCCTCCGTCCACCTGCCGGACCTCATCGAGGGCTGGTTCCGCACGGACGAGGCCGTGATGCCGCGCGAGGCCGTCTACCCGGTGGGCAACAACACCGAGGAGATCGCCGAGCACAACGCGAAGCAGATGGCCCAGTCCCAGGACACCGCCACCAGCGCCGCGCTCGGGCAGCTCGGCAGGTCCACCAAGGACATCAAGGTCAAGCTGAGCCTCGCGGACGTCGGCGGCCCGAGCGCCGGCCTGATGTTCGCCCTGGGCATCGTCGACAAGCTGGACGGCGACGGCGCGGGCCACGACCTGACCGGCGGGCGCACCGTCGCCGGCACGGGGACCATCACCGCGGACGGCAAGGTCGGCGCGGTGGGCGGGGTCCCGCTGAAGACGCAGGCCGCGCACCGCGACGGCGCCTCGGTCTTCCTGGTCCCGCGCAAGGAGTGCACCGACGCGCGGGCGGAGCTGCCGAAGGGGATGCGGCTGGTCCCGGTCACGACGCTCGACAGCGCGGTGGACGCGCTGAAGGCGCTGCGGACCGGGGGGCCGGTTCCGCACTGCTGAATCCGTACGGCCGACTGCTGCTCCCGTACGGCCGCTCCCACCGGGGAGCGGGCCGCTGCCGGGGCCGGAGCCCCGCGCGCGTCCGGCCCGCCCGGCCTCAGCCCTCCTTGATGAAGCCCTCCTGGATCAGCCAGTTCTTCGCGACCTCGTGCGGGTCCTCGCCGTCCACGTCGACCTTGCGGTTGAGCTCCTGGGCGACGGTGTTGTCGAGGGCCTTGGTCACCGGGGCCAGGACCTCGGCCATCGCCGGGTACTTCTTCAGGGCCTCGGCGTTGATCTCGGGGGCGACGTTGTAGTTGGGGAAGAAGTGCTTGTCGTCGGCGAGGACGTGCAGGTGCATCGCCTTGATCCGGCCGTCGGTGGTGAAGACCTCGCCGAACGCGCAGGTGCCCTTCTCCGTCTCGGTGTAGACGACGCCGCCGGTCATCTTGCGGATGTTGGCCGACGGCACGTTCATGCCGTACGCCCGCGCCATGCCCGGCAGGCCGTCGTTGCGGGTGGCGAACTCGTTCTCCACGCACATCGTGACGGCGCCGGGGTTCTTGTGCGACAGCGCCGCGACGTCCGAGAGGTCGCGCACCGCCAGCTTCTTGTAGTTCGCGGAGTTCAGCGCCAGCGCGTAGGTGTTGTTCAGCCGGGAGGCCGGGAGCCAGACGATGCCGTTCTTCCGGTCCTCGGCACGGACCGCCTCCCACTGCTTGCGCGGATCCACGATCGGCTTGGTGTGGCCGAGGTAGGTGATCCAGCCGGTGCCGGTGTACTCGTACGCGGCGTCCGCCGTACCGGACTTGACGGCCTCCCGGGCGCCGATCGAGCCCTGGATGCTGGTCTTGTCGATGACCTTGGCGCCCGCCGCCTCGAAGACGATGCCCATCATCTGGCCGAGGACGATCTGCTCGGTGAACTCCTTGGAGGTCACGGTCAGCTGCGCCCCGGTGAGCGGCCTGCCCTGGTAGCCGGCCTTCGGCCCCGGCAGCACGGTGTCGCTCATCGCGCTGCCGCTGACCAGGCCGCAGGCGCTGAGCAGGGTGGCGAACAGGACGAGCAGGAGGCGGGAGCCCCGGCGTCTTTCGGGGCGGCGGCGCGGGGCCGGACACGGGTGGTTCCTCATCATGCCGTCGCCTCCAGTCCGCGCGGCCGCAGCAGGAGTTCGGCCAGCGACGCCAGCCACTCGACCAGCAGGGCGAGCGCCACGGTCAGCACCGAACCGAGGATCAGGACGGGCATGCGCTGGGTGACGATGCCCGCCGAGATCAGGTCGCCGAGGCCGCCGCCCCCGCCGAAGGTGGCCAGCGTCGCGGTGCCGACGTTCAGCACCAGCGCGGTGCGGACGCCGGCCAGGATCAGCGGTACGGCCAGCGGGAGTTCGACCTTGGTCAGCACCCCCGTGGGGGACATCCCGATGCCGCGGGCCGCCTCGGTCAGCGTCGGCTCGATGCCGCGCAGCCCGGCGATGGTGTTGGCGAGGACCGGCAGCACGGCGTAGATGACCATGCCGACGATCGCCGAACGGGGCCCGATGCCCAGCCAGATGACCAGCAGGATCAGCAGACCCAGGGCCGGGACGGCCTGCCCGAGGTTGGCGAAGGCCATGGCGACGGGGGTGGCCCGGCGCAGCTTGGACCGGGTCAGCGCGATGCCCAGCGGAATCGCGATGATCAGCACGAAGAAGGTGGAGACGGCGGTGAGATAGATGTGCTGCCGCAGAGCCAGCCACACCTTGCCGTTGTCGACCGCCTGGTGGGCGATCGAGTCCAGGCGGGCGCCGCGGAACCACAGCCAGGTGGCGAGCAGCGCGAGCACCAGGAAGGCCGGCATGAAGGTCCACTTCTGCCAGCTGATCCGGCGCGCTCCCCGGGCGGCGGAGGGGACGGGCGCCTCACCGGCCGCGTCCTCCCGCTCCGCCATCTCGACGTCGTCGCGGACTGCGAAGCCCTCGTGGTCGCTGGGCGGCCGCCCCCCGCGGTGCGGGCTGCTCCCGTCGCGGGGGCTCATGCCTCCATGCCTTCCTGTTCCAGCTGCGTCTGGCGGGCGCGCTGTTCCCGGAGCTGGTGCTGGTGCTCCAGGGCCTCCATCCGGTCCGCCTCCAGCAGTTCCTGGACGTTGTTCATCAGCGTCTCCATGTCGACCACGCCGATGTACTCGCCGCGCCGCCCGGTGACCGAGACCCGGCCGGCGCTGTCGGTGAGCACCGCCTCCAGCGCGTCGCGCAGGGTCGCGTCCCGGGTCACGGTGTGCTGGACCGGGGTCCCGGCCCGCGCCAGCGACTCCTTGGCCAGGGCCAGGTCGCCGCGGCGCAGCCACTTGTACGGGCGGCGGTTGGGGTCCAGCAGCAGCAGTTCGTTGTGGGAGCCGGAGCGCAGCCGGTCGAAGATGGACTCCAGCGGGTCGTCGATCCGGGCGGTGGGGAAGTCGACCACGCCCACGTCCCGTACCCGGGTGAGGTTGAGCCGTTTGAGCGCCGCCCCCGCACCGACGAAGCCCGAGACGAAGTCGTCGGACGGGTTGGTGAGGATGGCCTCGGGGGTGTCGAACTGGGCGATGTGCGAGCGCTCGCGGAGCACCGCGATCCGGTCGCCGATCTTGATCGCCTCGTCGAAGTCGTGGGTGACGAAGCAGATGGTCTTGTGCAGCTCGTGCTGGAGCCGGATCAGCTCGTCCTGGAGGTGGTCGCGGGTGATCGGGTCGACGGCGCCGAACGGCTCGTCCATCAGCAGGACGGGCGGGTCGGCGGCGAGGGCGCGGGCCACCCCGACGCGCTGCTGCTGGCCGCCGGAGAGCTGGCGCGGATAGCGGCCGTGGAACTCGCCCGGGTCCAGGCCGACCAGGTCGAGCATCTCCTCGACCCGGTTCCTGGTCTTCGCGGCGGACCAGCCGATCATCTTCGGGACCAGGGCGATGTTCTGGGCGACCGTCATGTGCGGGAAGAGGCCGGACGCCTGGATGGCGTAGCCGATCTTGCGGCGCAGCTTGACCGGGTCCATGTCGGTGACGTCCTCGTCGCCGATCCGGATCCGTCCGGAGGACGGCTCGATCAGACGGTTGATCATCTTCAGGGTGGTGGACTTGCCGCACCCCGAGGGCCCCACGAGGATCACGATCTCGCCGGCCTTGATCTCCATGTTGACGTTGTCCACCGCGGGGACGGGGTTGCCCGGGTAGACCTTCGTCAGGTTCTCCAGATGGATCCTCGCCCCGGTGGTGGCGGCGTTCTCGGGCGTCTCAGGCACGGATCCCCCTGGAGATGGTCAGGCGTCCGATCAGGACGTAGGCGGCGTCGAAGAGGAGGGCGAGGATGGCGATCCCGAGGGTGCCGGAGAGCACCTGGTTGAGGGAGTTGGCGCTGCCCAGCGAGGCGATCCCGCGGAAGATCTCGTTGCCCAGGCCCGGACCGGAGGCGAAGGCGGCGATGGCGGCGATGCCCATCAGCATCTGGGTGGCGACCCGGATGCCGGTGAGGATGGGCGGCCAGGCCAGCGGCAGTTCGACGCGGAAGAGCCGGGCGGTGCGGGACATCCCGATGCCGGTGGCCGCGTCGACCAGGTCCGGGTCCACCCCGCGCAGCCCGACGATGGCGTTGCGGACCACCGGCAGCAGCCCGTACAGGGTCAGCGCGATGACCGTCGGGGGGACGCCCAGGCCGACGATCGGGATCAGCAGACCGATCAGGGCCAGGGAGGGGATGGTCAGGATGGTGGCGGTCGAGGTGGTGGCGAGGTTGCCCGCCCATTCGCTGCGGTAGGTCACCACGGCGATGAAGACGCCCAGCAGGGTGGCCAGCACCATGCACTGGAAGACGGCGCTGGCGTGCTGATACGTATCCGTCAGCAGCTGGGCGTGCCGGGTGCCGACGTACTCCCAGAAGCTCACTCGGTCTCCTCGGTCAGTCTGCCG comes from the Streptomyces angustmyceticus genome and includes:
- a CDS encoding ABC transporter substrate-binding protein produces the protein MAVSTRIFEPPRPPRRWGLWIASALVVAAVAVAAVVQIVDRAGRCGDGVREVAGGECVGVTDGAYAFGNMQQLSARIRDENQKVATSGQRSVAIAYVEAMAGGSADRGPEATRQAVSGAYLAQRALNAERATLPKVRLLLANTGSGDRHWKQVVDQLIAMKGKENLVAVAGFGQSNDRTMSAVKRLRAAGLPMVGATVAADGLSSRTAGFYRVSFPNRDQTAAAAGYLEQQQRKHPGYRVQVIRDGNEKDDYNTSLYEDFSAAARRTGLKVDDEVVPFRSGEGEEATAGNALSLVADKVCGAPKPPDVVYFAGRGRELRRFIEAAGEGGRHCPTTVLSGSSALGVYFDTGGDRHRAELATLAERWKHSRLTVYYTAFTHPRISEEVYGAAGNGPFADFARAYRDEVGGPPAALASGQAMLGHDAVYTIGKAARSAVGVYGTRRVTARMVLAMLEQTNGRSRVRGISGYIAFDPDTGEPVDRPLALVELRRPTDAGEAGDTYRFVAALHADG
- a CDS encoding alpha/beta fold hydrolase; translation: MPHFRTYDDTELHYRVLGPADSPRPPLVCLAGGPGRDAAYLGDLGGMAEDRQLILPDSRGTGDSPAAADPARYAFPQLAEDVEALRAHLGLERFALLAHDAGAAVAQAYAAGYPQRLTRLVLVCPGSRLQGELPDDAQEIFAARAHEEWWPTASAAVQQLAEASDLSEVRELLFAAAPLAYGRWEEPQQAHAATEGEQLGPVPRAGFWQGVDEHLRLALLASLRDAACPVLVVTGDRDGVTGMRAGELVAESFPDARVRTLHEVGHYPWVDAPGLFGQTIEDFLHTA
- a CDS encoding MFS transporter, whose product is MSADRPRGTDPHTDPVPAIGATGTTGPAGAATASAAPAPPAATTRAAPPDDPRPAGGILGREYRALTFGIISVVSVVAFEASAVNTAMPVAARALDGIGLYAFGFSAYFTASLFAMALSGEWSDRHGPLAPLFGGIAAFGAGLLVAGGAQSMGMFVAGRGVQGIGGGLVVVALYVVVGRAYPERLRPSIMASFSAAWVVPVIVGPLVAGTVTEQLGWRWVFLAIPVLILLPLAVMLPALRKLPAAPGPRGGVRQVLGNRRCLLALAVAVGACLLQYAGQRPDWWALLPAAAGLALLAPGIVRLLPRGTFRAGRGLPSVVLMRGLAAGALVAAESFIPLMLVTQRGLSPTLAGLSLTGGGLTWALGSYVQSRPRLEPHRERLMGLGMVLLAAAIVTVPLALLDGVPVAIVAVAWAVGGFGMGLNISSGGVLLLKLSRPEEAGTNSASLQMSDALGNVTFVGLSGALFVAFGGGAIVTHAPTLTAAPGPASHPAAFVAVFATMTFVALAGAAVTRRLR
- a CDS encoding DEAD/DEAH box helicase, which encodes MTTTTSATNNHHLSPAFPGRAPWGTANKLRAWQQAAMDRYIQTQPRDFLAVATPGAGKTTFALTLASWLLHHHVVQQVTVVAPTEHLKKQWAEAAARIGIKLDPEYSAGPLGREYHGVAVTYAGVGVRPMLHRNRIEQRKTLVILDEIHHAGDSKSWGEACLEAFEPATRRLALTGTPFRSDTNPIPFVTYEEGNDGIRRSSADYTYGYGNALGDGVVRPVIFLSYSGNMRWRTKAGDEIAARLGEPMTKDAVSQAWRTALDPRGEWMPNVLRAADQRLSEVRKSIPDAGALVIASDQEQARAYAKLIREITGEGATLVLSDDSGASQRIDDFAHSQDRWMVAVRMVSEGVDVPRLAVGVYATTISTPLFFAQAVGRFVRSRKRGETASVFLPTVPMLLGFANEMEVERDHVLDKPKKDGEEDPYAESEKEMEEANKEQDEDTGEQEQFSFEALESEAVFDRVLYDGAEFGMQAHAGSEEEQDYLGIPGLLEPDQVQMLLQKRQARQIAHSKKRPDEEADLLELPAERRPVVTHKELLELRKQLNTLVGAYVHQSGKPHGVIHTELRRVCGGPPSAEATAGQLNERIKKVREWATRMR
- a CDS encoding IclR family transcriptional regulator — its product is MTAETSQTLDRGLRVLKLLADTDHGLTVTELSHKLGVNRTVVYRLLATLEQHALVRRDIGGRARVGLGVLRLGRQVHPLVREAALPALRSLAEDVGATAHLTLVDGTEALAVAVVEPTWTDYHVAYRAGFRHPLDRGAAGRAILKARQGRLQDAGLALTHGELEAGASGAAAPLLGVSGIEGSVGVVMLTDSVSERIGPRVVDAAREVSEALR
- a CDS encoding S16 family serine protease, translating into MSSRTRALAVCSALVLALVLTALLAPLPFAVAYPGMTANVLGDDKGKPVITITGAGTRKTSGQLRMTSIVATGPDASVHLPDLIEGWFRTDEAVMPREAVYPVGNNTEEIAEHNAKQMAQSQDTATSAALGQLGRSTKDIKVKLSLADVGGPSAGLMFALGIVDKLDGDGAGHDLTGGRTVAGTGTITADGKVGAVGGVPLKTQAAHRDGASVFLVPRKECTDARAELPKGMRLVPVTTLDSAVDALKALRTGGPVPHC
- a CDS encoding glycine betaine ABC transporter substrate-binding protein; the protein is MRNHPCPAPRRRPERRRGSRLLLVLFATLLSACGLVSGSAMSDTVLPGPKAGYQGRPLTGAQLTVTSKEFTEQIVLGQMMGIVFEAAGAKVIDKTSIQGSIGAREAVKSGTADAAYEYTGTGWITYLGHTKPIVDPRKQWEAVRAEDRKNGIVWLPASRLNNTYALALNSANYKKLAVRDLSDVAALSHKNPGAVTMCVENEFATRNDGLPGMARAYGMNVPSANIRKMTGGVVYTETEKGTCAFGEVFTTDGRIKAMHLHVLADDKHFFPNYNVAPEINAEALKKYPAMAEVLAPVTKALDNTVAQELNRKVDVDGEDPHEVAKNWLIQEGFIKEG
- a CDS encoding ABC transporter permease, with translation MSPRDGSSPHRGGRPPSDHEGFAVRDDVEMAEREDAAGEAPVPSAARGARRISWQKWTFMPAFLVLALLATWLWFRGARLDSIAHQAVDNGKVWLALRQHIYLTAVSTFFVLIIAIPLGIALTRSKLRRATPVAMAFANLGQAVPALGLLILLVIWLGIGPRSAIVGMVIYAVLPVLANTIAGLRGIEPTLTEAARGIGMSPTGVLTKVELPLAVPLILAGVRTALVLNVGTATLATFGGGGGLGDLISAGIVTQRMPVLILGSVLTVALALLVEWLASLAELLLRPRGLEATA